DNA sequence from the Calditrichota bacterium genome:
CAGCTCTTTTTTGTTTGTTCCGGACAGGCACAAAAAATGGATAAAATCAGCTAAGAAAAAAATTGTTGAGATAATAGATTCAAAAAAAATTGATTTGATTCTTATCTCATCCCCACCATATTCTCTTGTAATGCTTGCTTCAGAATTAACCCGGGAACAGTCAATTCCGGTTGTATTGGATATGCGCGATCCATGGACGACAAATCCTTATAAAATTTATCCATCATCCTGGCATTTTAAACAAGACTCCAAAATTGAAACTGAAAACATTAAACAGATAAAATATGGAATAAGCGCATACAAATCTTTGTTAGGCTTTTACGAAGAAAGTGTTGAAGATTTTAAGACGAATAACTGGCAATATATTCCTAATGGTTATGATGAAGAAGATTTTAAATCATTGATTCCACAAAAATTTGAAGATAATAAATTTCACATTGCTTTTTCCGGGACATTTTATTCACATATTAATAAACCTATGTTTTTATTAAAAGGAATTGCAGCAGTTGAAAAACCTTTGCGTGATAAAATCTGTTTTCATCATATTGGCGATTCTGCAATAAATTTAAAAAAAATTGCCAGGCGATATGGTTTAGAAAATAATATCATCGAATGGGGCTATCAAGACCATAATAGCTGTCTTAATATTTTGGCTGGTATGGATGCACTTTGTTTTATATTAGATAGTTCCAATAAAAATTCAGATAAAACAATAGGTGGAAAAGTTTACGAATATCTGCGATTGGAAAAACCAATACTTGCATTGACGCCTTTAAAAGGGGAGTCGGCAACAATTATTAACGAAACAAATGCTGGAATTGTAATAAAGCCAACTGACCATAAGCAAATTGCAAAAACTGTCACGTCCATGGCTTCATCACCGGAAAAAAATAAATCTAATAAAAATATAACTATTTTTGAACGCTCAAATCTTGCAAAACAATATTATGAGTTTTTTAACCAGACTTTATCAGAAAATATAAAATAAGCCCATAATAAATTTTGCTTTGAAGTATTTAACATTTCTTTATACCTTGGGATGATTTTTGGCACGTAAAGCAATTATTTGTCAGGGAATTGCGTTAATCAAATATCTATTCTTTGTTATTGACAATTTCTCTAAAGATAAGGCTTTTTTTTGACGATCATTTTTAGGATTATTCACAAATAATATCCTTTATTTATAGTAGCTAACAAAACCAACGTTTTTTAAAAATTCCTATCAGGAGCTTTTACAATGTTTTTCCCAATTAAACGTAATGCCGCAAAGTTAAGTATTGTTTTTATTATGATTTTTCTGTTGCCGGTTGTTTCATTATCTCAGCAGGCAAGTGCAGAGTTTATAATAGATGTTTCCCCTTCGAAATTGCCAAGTGGTGAGCAATCTCGAGATGGAATAAAAAGCATTTTCTTTTTAAACCAGAAACTTTATGTAACCAACATTTGGTCCGGTCTGCAAATTTTGGATGTCTCTGATGTTACCAAGCCAAAAGAGGTGGGTAATTATACAACTGAAAATCGGTCGCATAATAGTTTTGTTGTTGATAATACCGCATATTTATCAAGTGAATTATTGGGTGTAACTATTTTGGATGTTACTAACCCTTCATCAATTGTAGAAATTGGCCATGTTGAAACTGACGGAGATGCAAGTTATGTTGTTGCAAATTCACAATACGTTTACGTTGCCGAAGAAACAAAAGGCGTTAATATTTACGATGTCTCAAATCCTGCATCCCCGAAATTAAAGGGTGGTTTTGATACTCCCGGCTGGGCGTGGGGACTTTTTCTTGACGGTACAACCTTATATGTTGCAGACAAAGGTGGAGGCCTAATTATCCTC
Encoded proteins:
- a CDS encoding glycosyltransferase, which codes for MAKRCLIVTYYFPPTGGGGVQRNVKLIKYLSRKNWKFTVVTSNGNDTNLSLDESLKSDLPEEVEVVKIANSDGKANSRFSALIKSTFLVRFISSFLFVPDRHKKWIKSAKKKIVEIIDSKKIDLILISSPPYSLVMLASELTREQSIPVVLDMRDPWTTNPYKIYPSSWHFKQDSKIETENIKQIKYGISAYKSLLGFYEESVEDFKTNNWQYIPNGYDEEDFKSLIPQKFEDNKFHIAFSGTFYSHINKPMFLLKGIAAVEKPLRDKICFHHIGDSAINLKKIARRYGLENNIIEWGYQDHNSCLNILAGMDALCFILDSSNKNSDKTIGGKVYEYLRLEKPILALTPLKGESATIINETNAGIVIKPTDHKQIAKTVTSMASSPEKNKSNKNITIFERSNLAKQYYEFFNQTLSENIK